Part of the Corynebacterium efficiens YS-314 genome is shown below.
GTTGAAGACCGTGCGGTACACATCATCTACGGTGTCCAGGCCGTTAACCCGGCGGATGAACTCGATGTTCCACGGGCACCAGGGGGCGTCATCGCGGACACCATTCATATACCGTTCGATTGCCAGGCGCGTCTGGGGGTCATCCCACGACAGGGGCAAACGCACTGTCCGTGAAGGGACCGCTAGTTCCTCGGTGGCGGGTAGATCCTCCTCGATGGACATCATGAGTTCCACCAATTGCGAGGGGCGGATGACAGCCGGATCCACCTGGAGCTGCAGTGAACGGATGCCGGGCGTCAGGTCGGTGACTCCGGGAATCTCCCGTTTCTCAATCTCCGTGTGAAGCACATGGACACGCATGCGTAACCCGATGTCGAGCACCTGCTCACCGTATTCAATGAGCAGGTTGGTGTCTCCCGCACGACGGTAGGTTACAGACGGTCGATCACCGTCTTCCGGGACCCGAGCGAGCACCCCGTGGTCTCCGTCCCCCGACGGAGTCAACAGCTCCGGGGTGGCCCGCAAGTCGATGGTGTCGGCTGCATCCGCCTCCCGGACCGGGACGAAGCGTACCGTGTCACCCGGCCGTAACTGACCCAGCTTCCACAGATCGCCACTGGTCACCACAGCCGGACAGACAAATCCGCCGAGGCTGGGGCCGTCGGGCCCCAGGATGATAGGGGTGTCCCCGGTGAAGTCGATTGCGCCGATGGCATAGGCGTTGTCGTGGATATTGGAGGGATGCATGCCTGCCTCGCCACCGTCGGTTCGCGCCCAGGTCGGATTCGGCCCGTCAAGCCGCACACCCGAGCGCGCCGAGTTCAGGTGCACGACATAATCGGAACTGTAGAAGACCTCGATATCCTCCGGGGTGAAAAAGTCCGGTGCCTCGTGGGGTCCTTCCGTGACGGCGATGCGCCAATGGTGGGAGAACACCGGCCGTTGATCCTCGGGGATGGGGCGGGCGCGCACGGCCTGATGTGGATCCGCCCCCACCGGACGAAGGACATCACCGCTGAGCAGCGCGCGTCCGGCGTGCCCACCGAATTGACCGAGGGTGAAGGTTGAGGCCGACCCCAGGTAGTCCGGGACATCTAACCCGCCTTCAACAGCGAGGTAGGTGCGCAGGCCAACACTGCTGGTCTCTCCGATGTGCAGTTCATCACCGGAGCGGACATCAATGGGAACCCACTGGGGAATGGGCTGACCCGAGAGCATGCACAGGGCCGGGGCACCAGTGATGCAGATGCGGGTGGCGTGCGAGAATCTCAGCACCGGCCCGGTGGATGTGCATTCCAGACCGGGGGCGCTGGCATCGTTGCCGAGGGCCTCATTGGCCAGGCGGAAGGACACCGAATCCATGGGGCCTGATGGCGGGACCCCGACCTTCCAGAATCCGCGGCGACCGGGCCAGTCCTGCACGGTGGTCAGCATGCCGGGTTCGAGGACATCGATGCGTGGTTCCGGATCGCTGGTGACCTCCAATGTCGAGGTGGAGTGGTCCGCGGCCCGCAGCGTGGGCTCCATGACGAGTGCCCGGAGCAGGGGCAGGTTGGTGACGATGCCATCGACACGACTGACCGCTAGCGCACCGTGAAGCAGATCCAGCGCATCGTTTCTCGTGGCGGCATGGGTGATGATCTTGGCGAGCATCGGATCGTAATGGGGGGATACCTCCAGGCCGGTTTCGATCCATCCGTCGATACGCACGTTCTCCATCGGGTCCCCACCCTGACCGGGAAAGACAGCCCGGGTGACAACACCTGAGCTGGGCGCGCATTCCTTGGCGGGGTCTTCTGCGTAGACACGGGCTTCCACGGCCACACCGCGGGGCGTGAGATTAGCTTCAAAGATGGACCGGTTGACACCAGCTTCCCCCTCGTCACGTGCACCCGCCTGACGCAGCATGAGCTCAACCAGATCGACGTCGAAAACCGCCTCAGTGACCGGATGCTCCACCTGCAATCGGGTGTTCATCTCCAGGAAGTAGGCTTCCTCGCGATGGGGATCGTAGATGAATTCCACCGTGCCGGCTGAGCGGTAATCAACGGAGGCAGCCAACGCCCGGGATGCCTGGTGGATGGTCTGGCGGACTACCGGGGGCAGATCCGGTGCGGGGGCTTCTTCCACCACCTTCTGGTTTCGGCGCTGGAGGGAACAGTCACGGTCGCCGAATACAGCAACGGCGCCAGCACCATCACCGAAAACCTGTACCTCGATGTGCCGGGCCGGGCGCACCAGACGTTCCAGGAACACCCCTCCGGAGCCGAAGTTCTGTTCCGCCAGACGCTGCACCCGGGTGAATGCCTCACGGACCTGATCCAGGCCCGTGCAGGACTGCATACCGATGCCACCACCGCCGTTACTGGCCTTGACCATCACCGGCAGGCCGATCTCCTGAGCTTTTGCCACGGCCTCGTCAGCAGAGGAAAGCAGGCCGGTACCGGGCAGAAGCGGAACGCCGGCTGCCTCCGCCAGCTGCCGGGCCGTGTGCTTGATGCCGAACTTGTCCAACTGTTCGGGGGTCGGTCCGACAAAGGCGATGCCTGCAGCTTCGACAAGACGGGCGAACTCTGCGTTTTCCGACAGAAAGCCGTAACCCGGGTGGATAGCACCGGCACCGGACTTCACGGCGATATCGAGTACACGGTCGATGTCGAGGTAGGACTGGGCAGCTGGTGCCGGGCCCAGGAGGTGGGCTTCGTCAGCCTCACGGACGTGTGGGGCCGCGGCATCAGCCTCGGAATAAATGGCGATCGTTCTAAGTCCCATGCGGCGGGCGGTGCGGATGATGCGGCGCGCGATCTCGCCGCGGTTTGCGATCAGAATGCTGTCAAACATGTGGGTTGTCCTCGAAATGTGGTGGGGTGGACGGTCAGGAGGTCGGGCGTGTGATGATCATGCGCAGTGGTGTGCAGTTGAAGTCATTGCACGGGTTGTTCATCTGCGGGCAGTTGGACACGATGACCAGGGTGTCCATCTCCGCACGGAGACCGACCCGGCGGCCCGGGGCGGACATCCCATCGACGATTCCGAGGGAACCATCAGCCTCCACCGGGACGTTCATGAACCAGTTGAGGTTGGAGACGATGTCGCGTGGACCCATGCCGTATCTGCGGGCCTCGGCCAGGAAATTCTCACGACAACCGTGGTCGTTATGGGTGTGATGTCCGTAGCGGAGGGTGTTGGATTCCTTGCTGCACGCACCACCGATGGTGTCCTGACGATCAACTTCGTTTTCGATGACGGTCATCAGCGGGTGCCCCAGGTTTGAGCGCAGTACGGTGCCGGTGCGAACATAGACATTTCGCTGCCAGGAGATGGTCTGGGGGACGCTGTAGCGTTCATCGATGTTGTAGGCGTTGTAGATCAGGCAATCGGCTGACTGATTACCGCCGACATCCACGATGGTCAGGATGTCTCCGGCGCGCACGGTGGCTGACCAGGCATCACGTGGTTCCACCAGATCGTCGAGGAGGATGTCTCCTGCAATGACCGGTTGTGACATGTCGAGGACTGTTTCCGGCTGGTAGACCGCGCCACGGGGGACGCTGGATGCGGGGGTGGTGTCAGCCTGGAGATGGGTGGTCATTGATCAGTGTCCCTTCGCTTCTGCATAGTCGATGGTGTTGAGGTAGGCGCGCTGTCGTTCCGGCGAGGCGGCGTACCACGGGGAGGAAGGGCCGGTGGGGTCCGAGCGCCACGCATGGACGCGCAGTGGCCCGGAGACGTAATCGGTGTGGGGATCAAGCGGGTGGGGGGAATTGGCCACGAGGATGATCAACGGAAGTTCAGCAAGCAGATCCACCGTTGTCCCTGCACCGGCTCCACCGGTGAAGTGCATCCCACCGTCTGCGGCGATGGTGGTTCCCTTGAAGAACGCGATCGACGGCGGGATGTCCCGTGACGTGAGGCCATGCTTGACACCGGCCTGTTCGAACAGGGACTGGCCTGATGGATACACGCCGTGGATCCGCGGGTCGCCGTATTTCTCTCGGGTCATGGTGTCACTCATCACACCACACAGGGCGTCGTGGTGATGGGAGGTATCCCCGACCACCGTGGCGAGGACTCGACCCTCGCCCGATAACAGGGGATGTCCCTCGGTCGGGTACGCCTGCCAGGGGATTTTGATGGTATCCGCTGCGTTGAAACGCTCCCAGGGGGCATCGGCGTTGAAGAGCAGTACATGGGCGCACGCATTACCGGAGACATCCTCGAGACGGATGCGGGTGCCACGCTGAACGACCTTGTGGGTGTAACCCCCCGGGGCAACCGTCTCCGCCCAGGTGAGGAGCTCGGGGGAAACGCCTTCGGGCGGGTACGGGGTGGAACTGGCCGGCAGATACGGCTGATACGGGGAGGTCTGTTTACTCCGGGAGCGGGCATTCTCACGCGCACTAGTCACGGTGCCGGTCGAATGCAGCCCCCGCTCGTCATCCACGTCGGATTCTGTCTCGGTGATACGAAGCATGTGAATAGTCCTCCTTCGAAACTGGGGTGATGATCAGAACTTCCGCAGGCGGAAACTGAGGGGAAGTACGGCGCATAGTTTATCTATAGATCGACCGATAATTACAGATAGCAATCGCTGAGAGGGGTGCTGTAAGTGGAAAATGCCAGCAGGAAGCGCCTGGGCGCACCCCCATTTGGGGAGTTATGTATCCGGGACTATGTCGGTTTTGTCTCTTGGGGCGCAGGCGCAACTTCTCTCCAGGGTGTGAAAACTCACTGTGGCCCACAGCACAATTAGGGCTTAAGGTGGAGGAAAGAGAAACGAGTTTCATTACCTCCGAGGGCGCGTGGATGGTGTGGGAAGGTGAGCCCTTGAAGGTTGAGTGACCTGTTAGGAGCCCACCATGCGTATCCACGAAGTCCGTACCCATGCCTCGGCGGAGCCGTTCCCGCTAGAGGATCATCTGGCCTGGAAGATCGCGCAGGTGGCGGTGGATCCGGTGGAGGTGGTCCCTGAGGTGCGGGAGATGGTGATCAACAGGATCATCGACAACGCCGCGGTGGCGGTGGCCTCCCTGTTGCGTCGCCCGGTCACCACCGCCCGCGCCCAGGCACAGGCCCACCCACGTGATGCCCGCGGGGCGACGGTGTTCGGGATCCCGGGACGGTATTCCCCGGAATGGGCGGCCTGGGCCAATGGCACCGCGGTGCGGGAACTGGATTTCCATGACACCTTCCTGGCGGCGGACTACTCCCACCCGGGCGACAACATCCCACCGATCCTGGCGGTGGCCCAGTCCCAGGGCAGCACCGGGGAGGATCTGATCCGGGCGATCACCACCGCCTATGAGATCCACGTGGACCTGGTCAAGGGGATCTGCCTGCATGAGCACAAGATCGACCATGTGGCGCATCTGGGTCCGGCGGCCGCGGCGGGTCTGGGCACACTGCTGCACCTGCCCCCGGAGGTGATCTACCAGGCCATCGGTCAGGCCCTGCACACCACCACCGCCACCCGCCAGTCCCGCAAGGGGGAGATCTCCTCCTGGAAGGCGTTTGCCCCCGCGTTCGCCGGCAAGATGGCCATCGAGGCGGTGGACCGTGCCATGCGCGGAGAGGGGGCCCCGGCACCGATCTGGGAGGGGGAGGACGGTGTCATCGCCTGGCTGCTGTCCGGCAGGGATCACATCTACCATGTCCCGCTGCCGGAACAGGGGGAACCCAAACGCGGCATCCTGGAGACCTACACCAAGGAGCACTCCGCGGAGTACCAGTCCCAGGCCCCGATCGACCTGGCGCGCAGCCTCAAACCGCAGGTGGAGGCCGCCGGTGGCATCACGGAGGTGGACTCGGTGGTGCTGCACACCAGTCACCACACCCACCATGTCATCGGCACCGGTGCCAATGATCCGCAGAAGATGGATCCGCAGGCATCCCGGGAGACACTGGATCACTCCATCATGTACATCTTTGCCGTCGCCCTGCAGGACGGGGTGTGGCACCACGAACACTCCTACAGCCGCAAGCGCGCCACCCGCCCGGACACTGTCGAGCTGTGGCAGAAGATCACCACGGTGGAGGAACCCGAGTGGACCCGCCGCTACCACTCCGAGGACCCCTCGGAGAAGGCCTTCGGTGCGCGGGCGGTGATCACCATGCGCAGTGGTGAGGTGATCGAGGGGGAACTCGGCGTGGCCGACGCCCATCCTCTCG
Proteins encoded:
- the uca gene encoding urea carboxylase; translation: MFDSILIANRGEIARRIIRTARRMGLRTIAIYSEADAAAPHVREADEAHLLGPAPAAQSYLDIDRVLDIAVKSGAGAIHPGYGFLSENAEFARLVEAAGIAFVGPTPEQLDKFGIKHTARQLAEAAGVPLLPGTGLLSSADEAVAKAQEIGLPVMVKASNGGGGIGMQSCTGLDQVREAFTRVQRLAEQNFGSGGVFLERLVRPARHIEVQVFGDGAGAVAVFGDRDCSLQRRNQKVVEEAPAPDLPPVVRQTIHQASRALAASVDYRSAGTVEFIYDPHREEAYFLEMNTRLQVEHPVTEAVFDVDLVELMLRQAGARDEGEAGVNRSIFEANLTPRGVAVEARVYAEDPAKECAPSSGVVTRAVFPGQGGDPMENVRIDGWIETGLEVSPHYDPMLAKIITHAATRNDALDLLHGALAVSRVDGIVTNLPLLRALVMEPTLRAADHSTSTLEVTSDPEPRIDVLEPGMLTTVQDWPGRRGFWKVGVPPSGPMDSVSFRLANEALGNDASAPGLECTSTGPVLRFSHATRICITGAPALCMLSGQPIPQWVPIDVRSGDELHIGETSSVGLRTYLAVEGGLDVPDYLGSASTFTLGQFGGHAGRALLSGDVLRPVGADPHQAVRARPIPEDQRPVFSHHWRIAVTEGPHEAPDFFTPEDIEVFYSSDYVVHLNSARSGVRLDGPNPTWARTDGGEAGMHPSNIHDNAYAIGAIDFTGDTPIILGPDGPSLGGFVCPAVVTSGDLWKLGQLRPGDTVRFVPVREADAADTIDLRATPELLTPSGDGDHGVLARVPEDGDRPSVTYRRAGDTNLLIEYGEQVLDIGLRMRVHVLHTEIEKREIPGVTDLTPGIRSLQLQVDPAVIRPSQLVELMMSIEEDLPATEELAVPSRTVRLPLSWDDPQTRLAIERYMNGVRDDAPWCPWNIEFIRRVNGLDTVDDVYRTVFNASYLVLGLGDVYLGAPVATPLDPRHRLVTTKYNPARTWTPENAVGIGGAYLCVYGMEGPGGYQFVGRTTQMWNRYRTGGLFQDAPWALRFFDRIEWYPVSAEELLEMRTETDAGRGRVEVEEGTFSFAEYREFLDTHADSIREFQESQTAAFDEEKQRWRESGEFDIKPEPAANTEEAVIPEGSIGVSAPLMSTLWQFSVTLGDRVSTGDQLLSLEAMKMETAVSSPVDGVVTAIHASPGDQVTQGQILISVASE
- a CDS encoding urea amidolyase associated protein UAAP2, which produces MTTHLQADTTPASSVPRGAVYQPETVLDMSQPVIAGDILLDDLVEPRDAWSATVRAGDILTIVDVGGNQSADCLIYNAYNIDERYSVPQTISWQRNVYVRTGTVLRSNLGHPLMTVIENEVDRQDTIGGACSKESNTLRYGHHTHNDHGCRENFLAEARRYGMGPRDIVSNLNWFMNVPVEADGSLGIVDGMSAPGRRVGLRAEMDTLVIVSNCPQMNNPCNDFNCTPLRMIITRPTS
- a CDS encoding urea amidolyase associated protein UAAP1, which encodes MLRITETESDVDDERGLHSTGTVTSARENARSRSKQTSPYQPYLPASSTPYPPEGVSPELLTWAETVAPGGYTHKVVQRGTRIRLEDVSGNACAHVLLFNADAPWERFNAADTIKIPWQAYPTEGHPLLSGEGRVLATVVGDTSHHHDALCGVMSDTMTREKYGDPRIHGVYPSGQSLFEQAGVKHGLTSRDIPPSIAFFKGTTIAADGGMHFTGGAGAGTTVDLLAELPLIILVANSPHPLDPHTDYVSGPLRVHAWRSDPTGPSSPWYAASPERQRAYLNTIDYAEAKGH
- the prpD gene encoding 2-methylcitrate dehydratase PrpD, with the protein product MRIHEVRTHASAEPFPLEDHLAWKIAQVAVDPVEVVPEVREMVINRIIDNAAVAVASLLRRPVTTARAQAQAHPRDARGATVFGIPGRYSPEWAAWANGTAVRELDFHDTFLAADYSHPGDNIPPILAVAQSQGSTGEDLIRAITTAYEIHVDLVKGICLHEHKIDHVAHLGPAAAAGLGTLLHLPPEVIYQAIGQALHTTTATRQSRKGEISSWKAFAPAFAGKMAIEAVDRAMRGEGAPAPIWEGEDGVIAWLLSGRDHIYHVPLPEQGEPKRGILETYTKEHSAEYQSQAPIDLARSLKPQVEAAGGITEVDSVVLHTSHHTHHVIGTGANDPQKMDPQASRETLDHSIMYIFAVALQDGVWHHEHSYSRKRATRPDTVELWQKITTVEEPEWTRRYHSEDPSEKAFGARAVITMRSGEVIEGELGVADAHPLGARPFGREQYIEKFRTLAHGILPEAEQDRFLTAAQTLPDLGDLAELNIVLDSATLATAPNIGKGLL